From a region of the Tenggerimyces flavus genome:
- a CDS encoding methyltransferase, producing the protein MTQRWLIGLPTSTAEVPPGTSRIVALSASELRYASENAMSGVFFHEAMKPQFSGDAETVDIYLPTYRGKSFVSVLAWLAAARLATSTCEIRWHLDKQQGPDSIQKLLAADGWSLTRQKKGRVTTLTGTAPAAPALPDPTTFDAALGSQQVQLAADYGVFSPRQVDAGTQLLLDVALAHRPVPAVADIGIGYGALALGLVLNGVATRAVGSDIDAVALWLAERNAQASNVELRTECDADPTAPEDTPLTVCNIPTHINAQDSRQLMAGLLQRAKQGRLLVVVHSSLEARYAKYFDQEGLEVERTAGEAHTVLAAGQTSS; encoded by the coding sequence ATGACCCAGCGTTGGCTGATCGGGCTTCCCACCTCGACTGCCGAGGTGCCTCCGGGCACGTCGCGCATCGTCGCCCTCTCTGCCTCCGAGCTGCGCTACGCCTCCGAGAACGCCATGTCGGGCGTCTTCTTCCACGAGGCGATGAAGCCGCAGTTCTCCGGCGACGCGGAAACCGTCGACATCTACCTCCCCACCTATCGGGGGAAGAGTTTCGTCTCCGTTCTCGCGTGGCTCGCGGCGGCTCGGCTGGCGACATCCACGTGTGAGATTCGGTGGCATCTCGACAAGCAGCAGGGCCCGGACTCGATCCAGAAGCTCCTCGCCGCCGACGGCTGGTCGCTGACCCGGCAGAAGAAGGGACGGGTGACCACGCTGACCGGTACGGCACCGGCGGCGCCCGCGCTGCCCGACCCGACCACGTTCGACGCCGCCCTCGGTAGCCAGCAGGTCCAGCTGGCCGCCGACTATGGAGTGTTCTCCCCTCGGCAGGTCGATGCCGGTACGCAGCTCCTGCTGGACGTCGCCCTGGCGCACCGCCCCGTTCCCGCGGTAGCCGACATCGGCATCGGCTACGGAGCGCTCGCCCTCGGCCTGGTGCTCAACGGCGTCGCCACGCGCGCGGTCGGATCGGACATCGACGCCGTCGCCCTGTGGCTCGCCGAGCGCAACGCACAGGCGAGCAACGTCGAGCTCCGGACCGAATGCGACGCCGATCCCACTGCCCCGGAAGACACTCCGTTGACGGTCTGCAACATCCCCACGCACATCAACGCGCAGGACTCGCGACAGTTGATGGCGGGACTCCTGCAACGCGCGAAACAAGGACGCCTTCTGGTCGTGGTGCACTCGAGTCTGGAAGCTCGCTATGCCAAGTACTTCGACCAGGAAGGGCTCGAAGTCGAACGCACCGCCGGAGAGGCGCACACGGTCCTCGCGGCGGGACAGACCAGCAGCTGA
- a CDS encoding GbsR/MarR family transcriptional regulator, whose product MSATDVQNPAGHRDEEAVHAFIERIAMTLASFGFPRMAARVLMTLECAEEDGLTARDLAERLDASPAAISGAVRTLTNMGLIFRDPVRGSRRDIYRLPDDPWYEMAMAKGNIYKLFADLTVDGIDAVGGKQTRAGGRVRELHDFFTFVGSEIEDLFVKWREVKAASRAE is encoded by the coding sequence ATGTCCGCGACCGACGTGCAAAACCCCGCCGGCCACCGCGACGAAGAGGCCGTCCACGCCTTCATCGAACGCATAGCCATGACCCTCGCCAGCTTCGGCTTCCCACGGATGGCCGCTCGCGTACTGATGACGCTGGAGTGCGCCGAGGAGGACGGGCTGACCGCCCGCGACCTCGCCGAGCGCTTGGACGCGTCACCGGCCGCGATCTCCGGCGCGGTGCGCACGCTGACGAACATGGGGCTGATCTTCCGCGACCCGGTGCGCGGCTCCCGCCGAGACATCTACCGGCTGCCCGACGATCCCTGGTACGAGATGGCGATGGCGAAGGGCAACATCTACAAGCTGTTCGCCGACCTCACCGTCGACGGCATCGACGCGGTCGGCGGCAAGCAGACCCGCGCCGGTGGTCGGGTGCGTGAGCTGCACGACTTCTTCACGTTCGTCGGCAGCGAGATCGAGGACCTGTTCGTCAAGTGGCGCGAGGTGAAGGCAGCCTCGCGGGCGGAATGA
- a CDS encoding tetratricopeptide repeat protein — translation MTSESFTRRGAIDLSSLARPAAPPPSAGQAPGGGGPAGSGSYVIDVTEENFQQEVVERSVNVPVVIDFWADWCEPCKQLSPILERLTDEYAGRLVLAKIDIEANQRIAQAANVQSIPLVVAVIRGQIVPLFQGALPEAQVRQYFSELLRVAEANGVTGTTEPINVAEPQEPSGTEDEEPEGDPRYFEAEDALNRGDFDAAVKAFETVLDNAPADAIAKVGLAQAKLLARVQHLNPEESRAAAAAKPDDAQAQLAAADLDFAAGNADAAFARLVNTVRRTAGDERNAVRLHLLELFEALGVDDPRVKKARLALSTALF, via the coding sequence ATGACGTCCGAGAGCTTCACGCGCCGTGGTGCGATTGACCTGTCGTCGTTGGCTCGTCCCGCCGCGCCCCCGCCGTCGGCTGGGCAGGCGCCGGGTGGCGGAGGACCCGCCGGGTCGGGCAGCTATGTGATCGACGTCACCGAGGAGAACTTCCAGCAGGAGGTCGTCGAGCGCTCGGTCAACGTTCCCGTCGTCATCGACTTCTGGGCCGACTGGTGCGAGCCCTGCAAGCAGCTCAGCCCGATCCTCGAGCGGCTCACCGACGAGTACGCCGGCCGGTTGGTGCTCGCGAAGATCGACATCGAAGCCAACCAGCGGATCGCGCAGGCCGCGAACGTGCAGAGCATCCCGCTCGTCGTCGCCGTCATCCGCGGCCAGATCGTCCCGCTCTTCCAGGGCGCGCTCCCCGAGGCCCAGGTACGCCAGTACTTCTCCGAGCTGCTCCGGGTCGCCGAGGCGAACGGCGTGACCGGCACGACCGAGCCGATCAACGTCGCCGAGCCGCAGGAGCCCTCCGGCACCGAGGACGAGGAGCCGGAAGGCGACCCTCGGTACTTCGAGGCCGAGGACGCGCTCAACCGCGGTGACTTCGACGCCGCGGTCAAGGCGTTCGAGACCGTTCTCGACAACGCTCCCGCCGACGCGATCGCGAAGGTCGGGCTCGCCCAGGCCAAGCTGCTCGCCCGCGTCCAGCACCTCAACCCCGAGGAGTCCCGCGCCGCCGCGGCGGCCAAGCCGGACGACGCGCAGGCGCAGCTGGCGGCGGCCGACCTGGACTTCGCCGCCGGGAACGCCGACGCCGCGTTCGCCCGCCTCGTCAACACGGTCCGGCGCACCGCGGGCGACGAGCGCAACGCCGTACGCCTTCATCTGCTGGAGCTTTTCGAAGCGCTCGGCGTCGACGACCCGCGCGTGAAGAAGGCCCGGCTGGCACTCAGTACGGCCTTGTTCTGA